Proteins from a genomic interval of Alosa alosa isolate M-15738 ecotype Scorff River chromosome 8, AALO_Geno_1.1, whole genome shotgun sequence:
- the cmtr1 gene encoding cap-specific mRNA (nucleoside-2'-O-)-methyltransferase 1, whose product MLKRKFVAEEPKKKKQPRRDEASSDEESAQHTTSQDSSQSDSMSDAEEARPSFSRPSQSQQADSQESSAGKFAMYNSVSQKLMAKMGFREGEGLGKFGQGRKDIVEASTQRGRRGLGLMLKGFQGELNVDWRDEPAPSATESVEWFPECSTEIPDSDELKDWMHIGERKLKIEDETEFCSENLLHLLLRCKNVFDDLEGEEMRRARTRSNPYETIRGAFFLNRAAMKMANMDHVFDYMFTNPKDSQGKPLTRDKEGELLYFGDVCAGPGGFSEYVLWRRKWHAKGFGMTIKGPNDFKLEDFYAAPSELFEPYYGEGGVDGDGDITRPENITAFRNFVLENTERRGMHFLMADGGFSVEGQENIQEILSKQLLLCQFLTALSVVRTGGHFVCKTFDLFTPFSVGLIYLLYLCFDRVSLFKPVTSRPANSERYIVCQGLKPGSDAVREYLFTVNIKLNQLRHKDLDVNEVVPLDIIRSDTDFLHHMIHSNENHCAVQVKALAKIHAFVLDNTLSEPRQADIRKECFKAWGIPDKARVAPGPSDAKSKFYELMKGSDIDWLSLKPTPLTATTLDKVQHVLDHRCIVGGGEQLFLLSLGRSQIYTCDGRMPLRWKKLETVNKLELPRDTLLSVEIVQELKGEGKAQRRINAVHVLDALVLNGTDVRVQHFNQRIQMVEKFVKAVSKPSRPDMNPIRVKEVYRLEEMDKIFVRLEMKITKGSGGMPRLSYTGRDDRHFLPSGLHIIKTVNDPWTMAYSKSSKRKYFYNKTTHHSTFDLPGDSVAPFHVCHKERIFWAWEEGVKVHDSQTRVDPEKLSKEHLLEFIHQHYQH is encoded by the exons ATGTTAAAAAGAAAATTCGTGGCCGAGGAGCCTAAGAAAAAGAAGCAGCCAAGGCGGGATGAGGCTAGCTCTGATGAAGAGTCGGCTCAACACACCACTAGCCAAG ACTCCAGTCAGAGTGACTCTATGAGCGATGCTGAGGAGGCCAGGCCTAGTTTCTCCAGGCCCTCCCAGAGCCAGCAGGCAGACAGTCAGGAATCCTCCGCTGGCAAGTTCGCCATGTACAACAGCGTCTCACAGAAGCTCATG GCTAAAATGGGCTTTCGTGAGGGCGAAGGTCTGGGTAAGTTCGGCCAGGGTCGGAAGGACATTGTGGAGGCGTCTACCCAGCGGGGCAGGAGGGGTCTGGGCCTGATGCTGAAGGGCTTCCAGGGGGAGCTCAACGTGGACTGGAGGGACGAACCAGCG CCCAGCGCAACAGAGTCGGTGGAATGGTTTCCAGAATGTTCCACAGAGATCCCAGACTCGGATGAGCTGAAGGATTGGATGCATATCGGGGAG AGGAAGTTGAAGATTGAGGATGAGACAGAGTTCTGCTCTGAAAATCTTTTGCATCTTCTTCTCCGCTGTaag aatgTTTTTGACGATTTAGAGGGTGAAGAGATGAGGAGGGCACGAACCCGCTCCAATCCATATGAAACTATACGAGGGGCTTTCTTCCTTAACAG AGCTGCAATGAAGATGGCAAACATGGACCATGTCTTTGATTACATGTTCACCAACCCAAAAGACTCACAAGGG AAACCCCTGACGCGGGATAAGGAGGGCGAGCTGCTGTATTTCGGCGACGTGTGTGCGGGCCCTGGCGGCTTCTCGGAGTACGTCCTCTGGAGGAGGAAGTGGCACGCCAAAGGCTTCGGCATGACCATCAAAGGACCCAACGACTTCAAGCTGGAGGACTTCTACGCCGCACCCAGCGAGCTCTTTGAGCCCTACTACG GTGAGGGAGGCGTGGATGGTGATGGTGACATCACGCGGCCAGAGAACATCACAGCGTTCCGGAACTTTGTCCTGGAGAACACAGAACGCCGCGGCATGCACTTCCTCATGGCAGATGGA GGCTTCTCTGTGGAGGGCCAGGAGAATATCCAGGAGATACTCAGCAAGCAGCTCCTGCTCTGTCAGTTCCTCACGGCACTGTCCGTGGTCAGGAcag gtggccattttgtgtgtAAGACCTTCGACCTGTTCACGCCCTTCAGTGTGGGGCTGATCTACCTGCTGTACCTCTGCTTCGACAGGGTCTCCCTCTTCAAGCCCGTCACCAGCCGTCCTGCCAACTCCGAGAG GTATATTGTATGTCAAGGCCTGAAGCCGGGTTCGGACGCGGTGCGGGAATACCTGTTCACCGTAAACATCAAGCTGAACCAGCTGCGACACAAAGACTTGGACGTCAACGAGGTCGTTCCGCTGGACATCATCAGATCGGACACGGACTTCCTCCACCACATGATCCACTCCAACGAGAA CCATTGTGCAGTGCAGGTCAAAGCCCTGGCTAAAATCCACGCCTTCGTATTGGACAA tactCTGTCAGAGCCTCGTCAGGCTGACATCCGTAAAGAGTGCTTCAAAGCATGGGGG ATCCCTGATAAAGCCAGGGTGGCTCCTGGACCATCAGATGCTAAAAGCAAATTCTATGAACTAATGAAG GGTTCAGACATAGACTGGCTGAGCCTGAAGCCAACGCCCCTGACCGCCACCACACTGGATAAGGTGCAGCATGTGCTCGACCACAGGTGCATCGTGGGGGGAGGAGAGCAGTTGTTTCTGCTATCGCTTGGG AGGTCCCAGATCTACACCTGTGACGGGCGGATGCCCCTGCGCTGGAAGAAGCTGGAGACGGTCAACAAGCTGGAGCTGCCCAGGGACACGCTGCTGAGCGTGGAGATTGTCCAGGAGCTCAAGGGGGAG GGAAAGGCCCAACGGAGAATAAATGCGGTCCATGTTCTGGACGCGTTGGTGTTAAACGGGACGGACGTGAGAGTGCAACACTTCAACCAGCG GATCCAGATGGTTGAGAAGTTTGTGAAGGCGGTGTCTAAACCTAGCAGACCTGACATGAACCCAATCCG GGTGAAGGAGGTGTACAGGCTGGAGGAGATGGACAAGATCTTTGTCAG gTTGGAGATGAAGATTACAAAAGGCTCTGGAGGGATGCCCCGTCTGTCCTACACGGGTCGAGATGACCGCCACTTTCTGCCCAGCGGCCTCCACATAATCAAGACTgtaaacg ACCCCTGGACAATGGCCTACAGTAAAAGCTCAAAGAGGAAGTATTTCTACAACAAAACGACCCACCACTCGACCTTTGACCTGCCAGGCGACTCAGTCGCCCCTTTCCA TGTCTGCCATAAGGAGAGAATCTTCTGGGCATGGGAGGAAGGGGTCAAAGTTCATGATTCCCAGACACGGGTCGACCCTGAGAAGCTCTCCAAAGAACATCTGCTGGAGTTCATCCATCAACATTACCAGCACTGA
- the ccdc167 gene encoding coiled-coil domain-containing protein 167 — translation MTKPKEKSREKISVASEIDRVEERKSRCNGLLERAEFRRRKEELSDEDSKLLEDEMTLMTERIQKYDRELEILRGENRRNMMLSVALLAISALFYYTFIY, via the exons ATGACCAAGCCAAAGGAGAAAAGCCGAGAAAAAATAAGTGTGGCCAGTGAG ATCGATCGAGTAGAAGAGCGCAAGTCGCGATGCAACGGCCTACTTGAGAGAGCCGAGTTCAGACGCAGAAAAGAGGAGCTCTCCGATGAGGACAG TAAACTTTTGGAGGATGAGATGACACTTATGACAGAAAGAATACAGAAATATG ATCGCGAACTGGAGATCCTGAggggagagaacaggaggaaCATGATGCTCTCTGTCGCTCTGCTGGCCATCAGCGCACTGTTCTACTACACCTTCATCTACTGA